A genome region from Cyprinus carpio isolate SPL01 chromosome B23, ASM1834038v1, whole genome shotgun sequence includes the following:
- the LOC122134039 gene encoding LOW QUALITY PROTEIN: uncharacterized protein YBL113C-like (The sequence of the model RefSeq protein was modified relative to this genomic sequence to represent the inferred CDS: deleted 1 base in 1 codon), whose protein sequence is MGLIKLTLLAFLYHHLLWQDSLWKGHSNLVGASNSVPLGNDGSGSNGTTTQDDGSGSNATTTQDDGSGSNGTTTQDDGSGSNGTTTLDDGSGSNGTTTLDDGSGPNGTTTLDDGSGPNGTTTQDDGSGSNGTTTQDDGSGSNGTTTQDDGSGSNGTTTQDDGSGSNATTTQDDGSGSNATTTQDDGSGSNGTTTLDDGSGSNGTTTLDDGSGPNGTTTLDDGSGPNGTTTLDDGSGSNGTTTLDDGSGSNGTTTLDDGSGSTATTTLDDGSGSTAATTQDDGSGSTVTTTLDDGSGSVNSTKSPSEYVSGAV, encoded by the exons ATGGGCTTGATTAAACTTACTCTTTTGGCGTTTCTTTATCACCATTTGCTATGGCAAg ACAGTCTGTGGAAGGGACACAGTAACTTGGTTGGTGCATCTAATTCTGTCCCCCTGGGAAATGATGGGTCTGGTTCTAACGGCACcacgactcaggatgatgggtctggttctaatgccaccacgactcaggatgatgggtctggTTCTAACGGCACcacgactcaggatgatgggtctggTTCTAACGGCACCACGACTCTggatgatgggtccggttctAACGGCACC ACGACTCTGGATGATGGGTCCGGTCCTAACGGCACCACGACTCTGGATGATGGGTCCGGTCCTAACGGCACCACGACGCAGGATGATGGGTCTGGTTCTAACGGCACcacgactcaggatgatgggtctggTTCTAACGGCACcacgactcaggatgatgggtctggTTCTAACGGCACcacaactcaggatgatgggtctggttctaatgccaccacgactcaggatgatgggtctggttctaatgccaccacaactcaggatgatgggtccggttctAACGGCACCACGACTCTggatgatgggtccggttctAACGGCACCACGACTCTGGATGATGGGTCCGGTCCTAACGGCACCACGACTCTGGATGATGGGTCCGGTCCTAACGGCACCACGACTCTggatgatgggtccggttctAACGGCACCACGACTCTggatgatgggtccggttctAACGGCACCACGACTCTggatgatgggtccggttctACTGCTACCACGACTCTggatgatgggtccggttctACTGCTGCcacgactcaggatgatgggtctggTTCTACTGTCACCACAACACTGGATGATGGGTCTGGTTCTGTAAACAGCACTAAGAGTCCTTCTGAATACGTTTCAGGCGCTGTCTAG
- the LOC122141899 gene encoding Y' element ATP-dependent helicase YJL225C-like — MGLIKLTLLVFLYHQLLWQDNLLNGHRNLVGASNSVPLGNDGSGSNATTTQDDGSGSNATTTQDDGSGSNATTTQDDGSGSNATTTQDDGSVQISIPIAKLQQ, encoded by the exons ATGGGCTTGATTAAACTTACTCTGTTGGTGTTTCTTTATCACCAGTTGTTATGGCAAg ACAATCTGTTGAATGGACACCGTAACTTGGTTGGTGCATCGAATTCTGTCCCCCTGGGAAATGATGGGTCTGGTTCTAATGCCACcacaactcaggatgatgggtctggttctaatgccaccacaactcaggatgatgggtctggttctaatgccaccacaactcaggatgatgggtctggttctaatgccaccacaactcaggatgatgggtctg TGCAGATTAGCATACCCATTGCTAAACTGCAACAATGA